A stretch of DNA from Spirochaetota bacterium:
CACTGGTGATTTCGTTATAAACGAAAAGGAAAAGAACGCTTACTTGACGGAAGAAGGTATGAAGAAAGTAGAAGAGATGACATCAATGAAAGGTCTTTTCAGTGCTATTGATACGAAGAGTTTGATGATGGTTCATGCTATCAATCAAGCGTTGAGAGCTCATCATCTTTTCAAGAGAGATGTTGATTACTCGGTTGTCTCTGGAGAGATTGTTATAATAGACGAATTCACAGGAAGATATATGTATGGTAGGAGGTGGAGTGATGGATTACATCAGGCAATTGAGGCGAAAGAGAGAGTGCCTATAAAACAAGAGTTTAGAACTCTAGCAACTATCACTTTCCAAAACTACTTTAGGATGTATAAGAAACTTGCTGGTATGACGGGAACCGCAGAGACTGAAGCAGAGGAGTTTTGGAAGATATATAAACTTGATGTTGTTGTCATACCTACTCACAAACCTGTTGTGAGAAAAGATGCCAATGATAAGATATTTGCAACGGAGAAGGAAAAGTTTGAAGCAGTTGTTAGAGAAATAAAAGAACTACACAAGAAAGGTGTTCCTATACTCGTTGGGACTATATCGGTTGAGAAATCTGAGATGCTCTCAAGAATGCTGTCAAAAGAAAAGATTCCTCATAATGTTTTGAACGCGAAGAATCACGAAAAAGAGGCAAAGATAATCGCCGAGGCTGGTAAAAAGTATGCAGTTACGGTTGCTACGAATATGGCTGGTAGAGGTGTGGATATAAAGTTAGGGGAAGGTGTGAGAGAACTGGGAGGACTACATGTTATTGGAACGGAGAGACACGAAGCAAGAAGGATAGACAACCAGTTGAGAGGTAGGTCAGGAAGACAAGGTGATCCTGGTTTCACTAGGTTCTATGTTTCATTTGAAGATGATCTTCTTAGACTTTTTGGCTCTGATAGGTTGAAGAATCTTATGAGTATGATGAAGTGGGAGTATGGGCAGGAACTTGAACATCCGTGGCTTACATCTGCGATAGAAAACGCTCAAAAGAAGGTTGAGAGGTATAACTTTGAGATAAGAAGATATCTACTTGAGTATGATAACGTCCTAAACGAACAGAGAAACCTTATATACTCCCTAAGAGATAAGATACTCTCAATTGTAGAGATAGAGAAGATAGTTAGAAAGATGATTTCAGACTATTTCTTTGATATACAGGAAAAGGATAGGGCGAATGGTTCTTATCTAGGAGTTGGTGGTATAGTAGAGATTATAAATAATACATTTGCATTCAGTGTCAGTGAAGAGTTTCTAAACAATCTGTTTAAGAATACTGTTAAAGATGATGAGAGATTTGAAAAGTTGTCTGAAGTTTTATACACGGGTATTAGAAGGAGGATTGGTGATAATGTGTCTGATAGGGCTTTTCTTGAGGGAGTTAAGTTTCTTCTACTCAACATAATAGATATGAAATGGATAGAACATTTACATAAGATTGAGGAATTGAGAGAGGGTATAACTTTAAGGTCCTATGGAGAGAGAAATCCTCTCGTTGAGTTTAAACTTGATGCTTACGAAGTATTTCAT
This window harbors:
- a CDS encoding SEC-C metal-binding domain-containing protein, with the protein product MGILEKIFGTKHERDIKKIRPFVEEVSKLEVEFDRLTNRELIEVANELRSKVRSSGRIGDDDLVKGTALVREASKRTLGMRHFDVQIIGGIVLFQGKIAEMKTGEGKTLVATIPLFVESLTGNNVQLVTVNDYLARRDAEWMGPIYLFLGATVGVINPNDKSYVVEWENIEKFNYAIENDIRAWPKGVFLDDILSEDKINKEAIDCFKVKLVNATKKDAYLCDITYGTNNEFGFDYLRDNMVYSLEDKVQRGHHYAIVDEVDSILIDEARTPLIISGPAVENTEIYITADSIVRKLTPAKVDEKGKPIPNTGDFVINEKEKNAYLTEEGMKKVEEMTSMKGLFSAIDTKSLMMVHAINQALRAHHLFKRDVDYSVVSGEIVIIDEFTGRYMYGRRWSDGLHQAIEAKERVPIKQEFRTLATITFQNYFRMYKKLAGMTGTAETEAEEFWKIYKLDVVVIPTHKPVVRKDANDKIFATEKEKFEAVVREIKELHKKGVPILVGTISVEKSEMLSRMLSKEKIPHNVLNAKNHEKEAKIIAEAGKKYAVTVATNMAGRGVDIKLGEGVRELGGLHVIGTERHEARRIDNQLRGRSGRQGDPGFTRFYVSFEDDLLRLFGSDRLKNLMSMMKWEYGQELEHPWLTSAIENAQKKVERYNFEIRRYLLEYDNVLNEQRNLIYSLRDKILSIVEIEKIVRKMISDYFFDIQEKDRANGSYLGVGGIVEIINNTFAFSVSEEFLNNLFKNTVKDDERFEKLSEVLYTGIRRRIGDNVSDRAFLEGVKFLLLNIIDMKWIEHLHKIEELREGITLRSYGERNPLVEFKLDAYEVFHNTMKEIREEFCFIFARMRVSVEEKVGDVGLISLDKLAIRHEEVGQFRAVNPFASVMNASQSQETIKTVKRPKPNDPCWCGSGRKYKKCHMEEDMKKDLESSGIIYVSRK